GAGGTCGGGTGCGATCTCGGCCAGCGGCACCAGCACGAAGGCGCGCTCGAACAGGCTCTGGTGCGGGATGACGAGATCGTCCGCCGCGTGCGTCTCGCCGGCGTAGAAGAGGATGTCGACATCGATGGCGCGCGGGCCCCAGCGTTCGCCGGCCACGCGGCCGACGTGGGCCTCGACGCGCTTCACCTCGGCGAGCAGGTCGCGCGGCGCGAGGTCGGTCTCGGCCAAGGCGCAGGCGTTGGCGAAATCGGGCTGCCGCACTGGGCCCCACGGCTTGGTGCGGTAGATTGACGAGACCGCGCCCACCCGCACGTGGCCGCCAGCGTTGAGCTCGGCGAGCGCGGCGCGGATCGCCGCCGGCGGATCGCCGAGATTGCCGCCGAGGCCGAGGCCGATCTCGACCCAGCGCTCAGGCATCGTCGATCGCACGCGCGACGGCAAAGGCGTCGCGATGCTCGGCGCAATCGTGGACGCGGAAGACGGTGGCGCCGCGGGCGAGCGCCGTCAGGTTGGCGGCCAGCGTGCCGACGAGCCGCTCGCCCGGCGCCTGCTTGCCGATCAGCGCCGCAAACAGCGACTTGCGCGACACGCCGATGAGCACCGGCAGGTGGTAGCCGGCGAGCGCCGCCACGCCGGCCCCGAGCGCGCGCAGGTTCTGCGCCTTGGTCTTGCCGAAGCCGATGCCCGGATCGAGGATGATGCGATCCTCCGCGATGCCGGCCGCGGCGGCGATCTCGAGCGAGCGATCGAAGAAGACGCGCAGGGCGTCGACGATATCGAGCGTCGGATCGGTCTCGGCGCGGTTGTGCATCATGACAAGGCCGGCGCCGGCGTCGGCCACGGTGCCGGCCATCGCGGGATCGCCCTGCAGGCCCCATTGGTCGTTGACGATCGCAGCGCCGGCCTCCAGCGCGATGGACGCGATGGCGGCTTTCGTCGTGTCGATCGAGACCGCGACGTCGACGCTTGCGATCAGCGCCGCGAGCACCGGGGCGAGCCGCGCGCGCTCCTCCTGCGCGTCGACCGGCGCATGGCCGGGGCGCGTCGATTCCGCGCCGACATCGATGATCGCAGCGCCGCCGGCGACGTGGCGCTTTGCTTCGGCGATCGCGGCGTCGGCGGTGAGGAAGCGACCGCCGTCGGAAAAGGAGTCGGGCGTGACGTTGACGATGCCCATCAGCGTCGGCGTGCCGGGCAGCTGGCCGAGCAGTCGGGCGAGCTTGAGGTCGGCCTCGGGCGTCATGGAGCGAGCGGCCTGACAGACATGACGAGCGTCAAAGCGGCCGCCGGCGGGTGATCTCGATGCCGACCGAGCCTTCGATCACGTCGAGCTTCTCGACCTTCACCGTCACGGCGGCCAGCGCGGGATGCGCGATGAGCGAGGCGGCGACCTCCTCGGCCAGCGTCTCGACGAAGGTGACGTGCGGGCGCTGGGCCAGCACGCGGATCGTCTCGATGATGACGTCGTAGGAGAACACGTCGCGCATGTCGTGCGGCGCCACCGGCGCGCGCTCGACGTCGGCCTCGACGCAGAAGCGCACGCGCTGTCGCGCCCCGTGCTCGGCCTGGTAGGCCCCGATCGCCAGCGGCACGACGAGGTCGCGCACGAAGATGCGGTCGTTGGCGAGCACGGCCGGCGCGCGCGGCGCGGCGGCGGCGGCGCCGTGGCGAGGGATGAGCGCGCGGATCGCATCGAGCGCGGCGCGGTCGAGCGCGCCGTCGGGCCTGTGGCCGCGGCGCACGGCGATGTCGAAGCCGAGCACGTCGGGCTCGAGCAGCAGCAGGCGCGCGACGTCGGGCGCCTCGAGCCCGCCGGCGAGGCCGAACGGCAGCGCGGCGGCGCGGCAGGCGAAGGCGAAGGCGTCGAGCTCGGCGACGCCCGCCGCCTCGACGAGGCGCCGCTGCGCGCCGGCCTCCAGCATGATCGCGCTCGCGTGCGCCTTGGCCTGCGCGATCGCCTCCAGGCGATCGGCGCCGGGCCCGATCAGCGCGACGACGGCGGCCCCCGCCTCGGCAGGCGCGGGCGCATCGTAGGGGAGGGCGATCTCTTCGGCCGGGAGGGCGGCGGCGGCCGCCGCCGCGGCGCCGCGCAGCCGCAGCGGGCCGGCGAAGGCGGCGCGCACGGCGTGGGCCTCGGCGAGGTCGCTGTCCTCCGGCAGGACCAGCTCGATCGCGTCGACGCCGGCGGCCGCAGCCTCGGCGGCCTCGTTCGCGTCGACGACGCGCACCAGCATCCGGGTCATCGGGCGGCGCGACGAAAGAGAAGCGGGATCAGCGACATCTGGGGGTCTGGGTTGCCAGCGCCTGCTCTAGAGCATGACGAGGGCCGTGGAAACCGCCCTCAGGCGAGCCCGTGGAAGCGCTGCCAGATGAACCAGCCGAAGGCGAACAGGATGCCGAAGAAGGCGATGGCGCCGAGCAGGTCGATCAGCATCGCGAAGGCGATGCCGAGGGCATGGCCGAGGCGCGCCATGCGGCCGTCCCGCGTGCTCTCCTTCGGCTTCAGCGCCTTGCGCTCCCTCTTGCCCTGGCCGGCGTCGACGGGCGTGTCGCCGACCTCGGCGGCCAGCGCCTTGTCGCGCTCGAGCAGGCGGCGCGCGACGTAGTCGGTCGCGGCCTCCACCATGCGCGGCACGCTATCGCTCTCGATGATCACCTTGCGGCCGTAGCG
This Beijerinckiaceae bacterium RH AL1 DNA region includes the following protein-coding sequences:
- the folP gene encoding Dihydropteroate synthase (ID:RHAL1_00487;~source:Prodigal:2.6) encodes the protein MTPEADLKLARLLGQLPGTPTLMGIVNVTPDSFSDGGRFLTADAAIAEAKRHVAGGAAIIDVGAESTRPGHAPVDAQEERARLAPVLAALIASVDVAVSIDTTKAAIASIALEAGAAIVNDQWGLQGDPAMAGTVADAGAGLVMMHNRAETDPTLDIVDALRVFFDRSLEIAAAAGIAEDRIILDPGIGFGKTKAQNLRALGAGVAALAGYHLPVLIGVSRKSLFAALIGKQAPGERLVGTLAANLTALARGATVFRVHDCAEHRDAFAVARAIDDA
- a CDS encoding putative Dihydroneopterin aldolase (ID:RHAL1_00488;~source:Prodigal:2.6), translating into MTRMLVRVVDANEAAEAAAAGVDAIELVLPEDSDLAEAHAVRAAFAGPLRLRGAAAAAAAALPAEEIALPYDAPAPAEAGAAVVALIGPGADRLEAIAQAKAHASAIMLEAGAQRRLVEAAGVAELDAFAFACRAAALPFGLAGGLEAPDVARLLLLEPDVLGFDIAVRRGHRPDGALDRAALDAIRALIPRHGAAAAAPRAPAVLANDRIFVRDLVVPLAIGAYQAEHGARQRVRFCVEADVERAPVAPHDMRDVFSYDVIIETIRVLAQRPHVTFVETLAEEVAASLIAHPALAAVTVKVEKLDVIEGSVGIEITRRRPL
- the folK gene encoding 2-amino-4-hydroxy-6-hydroxymethyldihydropteridinepyrophosphokinase (ID:RHAL1_00486;~source:Prodigal:2.6), encoding MPERWVEIGLGLGGNLGDPPAAIRAALAELNAGGHVRVGAVSSIYRTKPWGPVRQPDFANACALAETDLAPRDLLAEVKRVEAHVGRVAGERWGPRAIDVDILFYAGETHAADDLVIPHQSLFERAFVLVPLAEIAPDLMIAGRRIADAAAASDRASVTPWNEGAAR